A stretch of Anas platyrhynchos isolate ZD024472 breed Pekin duck chromosome 29, IASCAAS_PekinDuck_T2T, whole genome shotgun sequence DNA encodes these proteins:
- the TMEM59L gene encoding transmembrane protein 59-like isoform X1, whose protein sequence is MASPGPRAPPFLVLGLLLAAASATAASAAAATDPFSPQLGDTGACHRQCGRSLQHRADAVLNACYRGCRLFSICHFVDASAALNTTRAECEAACAEAYSNAQERFGCRTGCRKQLPEVESRMDKSPEVKAPPFSVLDLVSTFCNDIVSSAQSFISSTWTFYLQADDGKVVVFQSQPQLEFPLPEVQMTQPERPGPGASPHIPQPHAGPRQKEEKHPPGKEPRGKAKPADTPQPEHDFLGCMAKRGAAGCYRRSGLPRWILAACLFLSIMVMLWLSCASLVTAPEQHVKTQPLSINGDKEFLEDLDGPGAFPLPPVIAVTLCPAHGEDAGPLPLKVDLDKTVL, encoded by the exons ATGGCCTCCCCGGGCCCCCGGGCCCCCCCGTTTCTCGTTCTCGGTTTGCTCCTGGCCGCCGCCtccgccaccgccgcctccgccgccgccgccaccgatCCGTTCTCGCCCCAGCTCGGGGACACCGGAGCTTGTCACCGGCAGTGCGGCCGCAGCCTGCAGCACCGGGCC gaTGCTGTTCTCAACGCCTGTTACCGGGGCTGCCGGCTGTTCTCCATCTGTCACTTCGTGGATGCGAGCGCGGCGCTCAACACAACCAGAGCCGAGTGTGAAGCAG CGTGCGCCGAAGCCTACAGCAACGCGCAGGAGCGCTTCGGCTGCAGGACCGGGTGCCGAAAGCAGCTGCCGGAGGTGGAAAGCAGGATGGACAAG AGCCCCGAGGTGAAGGCGCCGCCGTTCTCCGTGCTGGATTTGGTCTCCACCTTCTGCAACGACATCGTCAGCTCTGCCCAGAGCTTCATCTCCTCCACCTGGACCTTCTACCTGCAGGCGGACGATGGCAAAGTGGTGGTGTTCCAg tcccagccccagctggaatTCCCCCTGCCCGAGGTGCAGATGACCCAGCCGGAGCGGCCGGGACCGGGGGCCAGCCCCCACATCCCGCAGCCCCACGCAG GCCCCcggcagaaggaggagaagcaccCCCCCGGGAAGGAGCCGCGGGGCAAAGCCAAACCCGCGGACACCCCGCAGCCGGAGCACGATTTCCTGGGCTGCATGGCCAAG cggggggcggcggggtgTTACAGGCGCTCGGGCCTTCCTCGCTGGATCCTGGCCGCCTGCCTCTTCCTCTCCATCATGGTGATGCTGTGGCTGAGCTGCGCCAGCTTGGTGACGGCCCCCGAGCAGCACGTCAAGACCCAG CCTCTGAGCATCAACGGGGACAAGGAGTTCCTGGAGGACCTGGACGGCCCCGGAGCCTTCCCCCTGCCGCCCGTCATCGCCGTCACCCTGTGCCCTGCGCACGGCGAGGACGCGGGGCCGCTGCCCCTCAAGGTCGACCTGGATAAAACCGTCCTGTAG
- the TMEM59L gene encoding transmembrane protein 59-like isoform X2, translated as MASPGPRAPPFLVLGLLLAAASATAASAAAATDPFSPQLGDTGACHRQCGRSLQHRADAVLNACYRGCRLFSICHFVDASAALNTTRAECEAACAEAYSNAQERFGCRTGCRKQLPEVESRMDKSPEVKAPPFSVLDLVSTFCNDIVSSAQSFISSTWTFYLQADDGKVVVFQSQPQLEFPLPEVQMTQPERPGPGASPHIPQPHAGPRQKEEKHPPGKEPRGKAKPADTPQPEHDFLGCMAKRSGLPRWILAACLFLSIMVMLWLSCASLVTAPEQHVKTQPLSINGDKEFLEDLDGPGAFPLPPVIAVTLCPAHGEDAGPLPLKVDLDKTVL; from the exons ATGGCCTCCCCGGGCCCCCGGGCCCCCCCGTTTCTCGTTCTCGGTTTGCTCCTGGCCGCCGCCtccgccaccgccgcctccgccgccgccgccaccgatCCGTTCTCGCCCCAGCTCGGGGACACCGGAGCTTGTCACCGGCAGTGCGGCCGCAGCCTGCAGCACCGGGCC gaTGCTGTTCTCAACGCCTGTTACCGGGGCTGCCGGCTGTTCTCCATCTGTCACTTCGTGGATGCGAGCGCGGCGCTCAACACAACCAGAGCCGAGTGTGAAGCAG CGTGCGCCGAAGCCTACAGCAACGCGCAGGAGCGCTTCGGCTGCAGGACCGGGTGCCGAAAGCAGCTGCCGGAGGTGGAAAGCAGGATGGACAAG AGCCCCGAGGTGAAGGCGCCGCCGTTCTCCGTGCTGGATTTGGTCTCCACCTTCTGCAACGACATCGTCAGCTCTGCCCAGAGCTTCATCTCCTCCACCTGGACCTTCTACCTGCAGGCGGACGATGGCAAAGTGGTGGTGTTCCAg tcccagccccagctggaatTCCCCCTGCCCGAGGTGCAGATGACCCAGCCGGAGCGGCCGGGACCGGGGGCCAGCCCCCACATCCCGCAGCCCCACGCAG GCCCCcggcagaaggaggagaagcaccCCCCCGGGAAGGAGCCGCGGGGCAAAGCCAAACCCGCGGACACCCCGCAGCCGGAGCACGATTTCCTGGGCTGCATGGCCAA GCGCTCGGGCCTTCCTCGCTGGATCCTGGCCGCCTGCCTCTTCCTCTCCATCATGGTGATGCTGTGGCTGAGCTGCGCCAGCTTGGTGACGGCCCCCGAGCAGCACGTCAAGACCCAG CCTCTGAGCATCAACGGGGACAAGGAGTTCCTGGAGGACCTGGACGGCCCCGGAGCCTTCCCCCTGCCGCCCGTCATCGCCGTCACCCTGTGCCCTGCGCACGGCGAGGACGCGGGGCCGCTGCCCCTCAAGGTCGACCTGGATAAAACCGTCCTGTAG